A genomic segment from Sciurus carolinensis chromosome 1, mSciCar1.2, whole genome shotgun sequence encodes:
- the Lrp8 gene encoding low-density lipoprotein receptor-related protein 8 isoform X3 yields the protein MGRLERAALRPLALLLLLLMQLQHLAAAADPLRGGQGPIKECQEHQFRCRNERCIPSVWRCDEDDDCSDNSDEDDCPKKTCADSDFTCDNGHCIPERWKCDGEEECPDGSDESAATCPRQVCPAEKLSCGPTSHKCVPASWRCDGEKDCEGGADEAGCATLCAPHEFQCSNRSCLAAVFVCDGDDDCGDGSDERGCADPACGPREFRCGGVGGACIPERWVCDRQFDCEDHSDEAAELCGRAGLGTTSAPAACSPTAQFACRSGECIHLGWRCDGDRDCKDKSDEADCSVVGTCHGDEFQCGDGTCVLVIKRCNQEQDCPDGSDEAGCLQVAPTFQGNRRRPRGLNECLHNNGGCSHICTDLKIGFECTCPAGFRLLDQKTCGDIDECEDPDACSQICVNYKGYFKCECHPGYEMDTLTKNCKAVAGKSPSLIFTNRHEVRKIDLVKRDYSRLIPMLKNVVSLDVEVATNRIYWCDLSYRKIYSAYMDKASDPAEQEVLIDEQLHSPEGLAVDWVHKHIYWTDSGNKTISVATLDGGRRCTLFSRDLSEPRAIAVDPLRGFMYWSDWGYQAKIEKSGLNGVDRQTLVSDNIEWPNGITLDLLNERLYWVDSKLHQLSSIDFSGSNRKMLIFSPDFLSHPFGIAVFEDKVFWTDLENEAIFSANRLNGLEISILAENLNNPHDIVIFHELKQPRAADACELSAQPNGGCEYLCLPAPQISSHSPKYTCACPDTMWLGPDMKRCYRAPQSTSTTTLASTTSRTVAATTRATGTTIHSPTYQNHSTEAPSLAAAVPSSVSVPRAPSINPSTPSPATSNHSQHYGNEGGKMGSTVTAAVIGIITPIAVIALLCMSGYLIWRNWKRKNTKSMNFDNPVYRKTTEEEDEDELHIGRTAQIGHVYPAAISSFDRPLWAEPCLGETRELEDPAPALKELFVLPGEPRSQLHQLPKNPLSELPVVKCKRVALSLEDDGLP from the exons CTAAGAAGACCTGTGCGGACAGCGACTTCACCTGTGACAACGGCCACTGCATCCCCGAGCGGTGGAAGTGTGATGGAGAGGAGGAGTGTCCCGATGGCTCCGATGAGTCGGCGGCCACTTGCC CCAGGCAAGTGTGTCCTGCAGAGAAACTGAGCTGTGGACCTACCAGCCACAAGTGTGTGCCTGCCTCCTGGCGCTGTGACGGGGAGAAGGACTGCGAGGGTGGAGCAGATGAAGCTGGCTGTGCTACCT TGTGCGCCCCGCACGAGTTCCAGTGCAGCAACCGCTCGTGCCTGGCCGCGGTGTTCGTGTGCGACGGCGATGACGACTGTGGCGACGGTAGCGACGAGCGAGGCTGCGCGGACCCTGCCTGTGGGCCCCGTGAGTTCCGTTGTGGAGGTGTCGGTGGCGCCTGCATCCCTGAGCGTTGGGTCTGCGACCGCCAGTTCGACTGTGAGGACCACTCGGATGAGGCGGCCGAGCTCTGTGGTCGAGCCGGCCTGGGGACCACGTCCGCGCCCGCAGCCTGCTCCCCCACTGCCCAGTTTGCCTGCCGCAGTGGCGAGTGCATACACCTGGGCTGGCGCTGTGACGGCGACCGCGACTGCAAGGACAAGTCAGACGAGGCCGACTGCT CAGTGGTGGGGACCTGCCATGGGGACGAGTTCCAGTGTGGGGATGGGACTTGTGTCCTTGTAATCAAACGCTGCAACCAGGAACAAGACTGTCCAGATGGGAGTGATGAAGCTGGCTGCTTACAGG TTGCACCAACATTCCAGGGAAACAGGAGGAGGCCCAGGG GGCTGAACGAGTGTCTGCATAACAATGGTGGCTGTTCCCACATCTGCACTGACCTCAAGATCGGCTTTGAGTGTACCTGTCCAGCGGGCTTCCGGCTTCTGGACCAGAAGACCTGTGGCG ACATTGACGAGTGTGAGGACCCGGATGCCTGCAGCCAGATCTGTGTGAATTACAAGGGATACTTTAAGTGCGAGTGTCACCCTGGCTATGAAATGGACACATTGACCAAGAACTGCAAGGCTGTGG ctgggaagagcCCGTCCCTAATCTTCACCAACCGGCACGAGGTGCGGAAGATAGACCTGGTGAAGCGGGACTACTCACGCCTCATCCCCATGCTCAAGAATGTTGTGTCACTAGATGTGGAAGTTGCAACCAATCGCATCTACTGGTGTGACCTCTCCTACCGCAAAATCTATAG TGCCTACATGGACAAGGCCAGTGACCCGGCAGAGCAAGAGGTACTCATTGATGAGCAGCTACACTCTCCAGAAGGCCTGGCCGTGGACTGGGTCCACAAGCACATCTATTGGACAGACTCAGGCAATAAGACCATCTCAGTGGCCACACTCGATGGTGGCCGCAGATGCACTCTCTTCAGCCGTGACCTCAGTGAACCCCGAGCCATTGCTGTCGATCCCCTGCGAGG GTTCATGTACTGGTCTGACTGGGGGTACCAGGCCAAGATTGAGAAGTCTGGGCTCAATGGTGTGGACCGGCAAACACTGGTATCAGACAATATTGAATGGCCCAACGGAATCACCCTGG ATTTGCTGAATGAGCGATTATACTGGGTGGACTCCAAGCTGCACCAGCTGTCCAGCATTGACTTCAGTGGAAGCAATAGAAAGATGCTGATTTTCTCCCCTGACTTCCTGAGCCACCCCTTTGGGATAGCTGTGTTTGAG GACAAGGTGTTCTGGACAGACCTGGAGAATGAGGCCATTTTCAGTGCAAATCGGCTCAATGGCCTGGAAATCTCCATCCTGGCTGAGAACCTCAACAACCCACATGATATTGTCATCTTCCATGAACTGAAGCAGCCAAGAG CTGCAGATGCCTGTGAGCTGAGTGCCCAGCCCAATGGAGGCTGTGAGTACCTGTGCCTTCCTGCTCCTCAAATCTCCAGCCACTCTCCCAAGTACACATGTGCCTGTCCTGACACTATGTGGCTGGGCCCAGACATGAAGAGGTGCTATCGAG CACCTCAATCTACCTCAACTACGACGTTAGCCTCTACTACATCAAGGACAGTAGCTGCCACCACAAGAGCCACTGGGACCACCATCCACAGCCCCACCTACCAGAATCACAGCACAGAAGCACCAAGCCTGGCAGCTGCAGTCCCAAGCTCAGTTAGTGTCCCCAGGGCTCCCAGCATCAACCCGTCTACCCCAAGCCCTGCAACCAGCAACCACTCCCAGCACT ATGGGAATGAAGGCGGCAAAATGGGCTCGACAGTTACTGCTGCTGTCATTGGGATTATCACGCCCATAG CCGTAATAGCTCTCCTATGTATGAGCGGCTACCTGATCTGGAGAAACTGGAAGAGGAAGAACACCAAGAGCATGAATTTTGACAACCCAGTCTACAGGAAAACaacagaagaagaagatgaagatgagCTCCATATAGGGAGGACTGCTCAGATTGGCCATGTCTATCCTGCA GCAATCAGCAGCTTTGATCGCCCACTGTGGGCAGAGCCCTGTCTTGGGGAGACCAGAGAACTGGAAGACCCAgcccctgccctcaaggaacttTTTGTCTTGCCGGGGGAACCAAGGTCACAGCTGCACCAACTCCCGAAGAACCCTCTTTCCGAGCTGCCTGTCGTCAAGTGCAAG CGAGTGGCATTAAGCCTTGAAGATGATGGACTGCCCTGA
- the Lrp8 gene encoding low-density lipoprotein receptor-related protein 8 isoform X4: MGRLERAALRPLALLLLLLMQLQHLAAAADPLRGGQGPIKECQEHQFRCRNERCIPSVWRCDEDDDCSDNSDEDDCPKKTCADSDFTCDNGHCIPERWKCDGEEECPDGSDESAATCPRQVCPAEKLSCGPTSHKCVPASWRCDGEKDCEGGADEAGCATLCAPHEFQCSNRSCLAAVFVCDGDDDCGDGSDERGCADPACGPREFRCGGVGGACIPERWVCDRQFDCEDHSDEAAELCGRAGLGTTSAPAACSPTAQFACRSGECIHLGWRCDGDRDCKDKSDEADCSVVGTCHGDEFQCGDGTCVLVIKRCNQEQDCPDGSDEAGCLQGLNECLHNNGGCSHICTDLKIGFECTCPAGFRLLDQKTCGDIDECEDPDACSQICVNYKGYFKCECHPGYEMDTLTKNCKAVAGKSPSLIFTNRHEVRKIDLVKRDYSRLIPMLKNVVSLDVEVATNRIYWCDLSYRKIYSAYMDKASDPAEQEVLIDEQLHSPEGLAVDWVHKHIYWTDSGNKTISVATLDGGRRCTLFSRDLSEPRAIAVDPLRGFMYWSDWGYQAKIEKSGLNGVDRQTLVSDNIEWPNGITLDLLNERLYWVDSKLHQLSSIDFSGSNRKMLIFSPDFLSHPFGIAVFEDKVFWTDLENEAIFSANRLNGLEISILAENLNNPHDIVIFHELKQPRAADACELSAQPNGGCEYLCLPAPQISSHSPKYTCACPDTMWLGPDMKRCYRAPQSTSTTTLASTTSRTVAATTRATGTTIHSPTYQNHSTEAPSLAAAVPSSVSVPRAPSINPSTPSPATSNHSQHYGNEGGKMGSTVTAAVIGIITPIAVIALLCMSGYLIWRNWKRKNTKSMNFDNPVYRKTTEEEDEDELHIGRTAQIGHVYPAAISSFDRPLWAEPCLGETRELEDPAPALKELFVLPGEPRSQLHQLPKNPLSELPVVKCKRVALSLEDDGLP, from the exons CTAAGAAGACCTGTGCGGACAGCGACTTCACCTGTGACAACGGCCACTGCATCCCCGAGCGGTGGAAGTGTGATGGAGAGGAGGAGTGTCCCGATGGCTCCGATGAGTCGGCGGCCACTTGCC CCAGGCAAGTGTGTCCTGCAGAGAAACTGAGCTGTGGACCTACCAGCCACAAGTGTGTGCCTGCCTCCTGGCGCTGTGACGGGGAGAAGGACTGCGAGGGTGGAGCAGATGAAGCTGGCTGTGCTACCT TGTGCGCCCCGCACGAGTTCCAGTGCAGCAACCGCTCGTGCCTGGCCGCGGTGTTCGTGTGCGACGGCGATGACGACTGTGGCGACGGTAGCGACGAGCGAGGCTGCGCGGACCCTGCCTGTGGGCCCCGTGAGTTCCGTTGTGGAGGTGTCGGTGGCGCCTGCATCCCTGAGCGTTGGGTCTGCGACCGCCAGTTCGACTGTGAGGACCACTCGGATGAGGCGGCCGAGCTCTGTGGTCGAGCCGGCCTGGGGACCACGTCCGCGCCCGCAGCCTGCTCCCCCACTGCCCAGTTTGCCTGCCGCAGTGGCGAGTGCATACACCTGGGCTGGCGCTGTGACGGCGACCGCGACTGCAAGGACAAGTCAGACGAGGCCGACTGCT CAGTGGTGGGGACCTGCCATGGGGACGAGTTCCAGTGTGGGGATGGGACTTGTGTCCTTGTAATCAAACGCTGCAACCAGGAACAAGACTGTCCAGATGGGAGTGATGAAGCTGGCTGCTTACAGG GGCTGAACGAGTGTCTGCATAACAATGGTGGCTGTTCCCACATCTGCACTGACCTCAAGATCGGCTTTGAGTGTACCTGTCCAGCGGGCTTCCGGCTTCTGGACCAGAAGACCTGTGGCG ACATTGACGAGTGTGAGGACCCGGATGCCTGCAGCCAGATCTGTGTGAATTACAAGGGATACTTTAAGTGCGAGTGTCACCCTGGCTATGAAATGGACACATTGACCAAGAACTGCAAGGCTGTGG ctgggaagagcCCGTCCCTAATCTTCACCAACCGGCACGAGGTGCGGAAGATAGACCTGGTGAAGCGGGACTACTCACGCCTCATCCCCATGCTCAAGAATGTTGTGTCACTAGATGTGGAAGTTGCAACCAATCGCATCTACTGGTGTGACCTCTCCTACCGCAAAATCTATAG TGCCTACATGGACAAGGCCAGTGACCCGGCAGAGCAAGAGGTACTCATTGATGAGCAGCTACACTCTCCAGAAGGCCTGGCCGTGGACTGGGTCCACAAGCACATCTATTGGACAGACTCAGGCAATAAGACCATCTCAGTGGCCACACTCGATGGTGGCCGCAGATGCACTCTCTTCAGCCGTGACCTCAGTGAACCCCGAGCCATTGCTGTCGATCCCCTGCGAGG GTTCATGTACTGGTCTGACTGGGGGTACCAGGCCAAGATTGAGAAGTCTGGGCTCAATGGTGTGGACCGGCAAACACTGGTATCAGACAATATTGAATGGCCCAACGGAATCACCCTGG ATTTGCTGAATGAGCGATTATACTGGGTGGACTCCAAGCTGCACCAGCTGTCCAGCATTGACTTCAGTGGAAGCAATAGAAAGATGCTGATTTTCTCCCCTGACTTCCTGAGCCACCCCTTTGGGATAGCTGTGTTTGAG GACAAGGTGTTCTGGACAGACCTGGAGAATGAGGCCATTTTCAGTGCAAATCGGCTCAATGGCCTGGAAATCTCCATCCTGGCTGAGAACCTCAACAACCCACATGATATTGTCATCTTCCATGAACTGAAGCAGCCAAGAG CTGCAGATGCCTGTGAGCTGAGTGCCCAGCCCAATGGAGGCTGTGAGTACCTGTGCCTTCCTGCTCCTCAAATCTCCAGCCACTCTCCCAAGTACACATGTGCCTGTCCTGACACTATGTGGCTGGGCCCAGACATGAAGAGGTGCTATCGAG CACCTCAATCTACCTCAACTACGACGTTAGCCTCTACTACATCAAGGACAGTAGCTGCCACCACAAGAGCCACTGGGACCACCATCCACAGCCCCACCTACCAGAATCACAGCACAGAAGCACCAAGCCTGGCAGCTGCAGTCCCAAGCTCAGTTAGTGTCCCCAGGGCTCCCAGCATCAACCCGTCTACCCCAAGCCCTGCAACCAGCAACCACTCCCAGCACT ATGGGAATGAAGGCGGCAAAATGGGCTCGACAGTTACTGCTGCTGTCATTGGGATTATCACGCCCATAG CCGTAATAGCTCTCCTATGTATGAGCGGCTACCTGATCTGGAGAAACTGGAAGAGGAAGAACACCAAGAGCATGAATTTTGACAACCCAGTCTACAGGAAAACaacagaagaagaagatgaagatgagCTCCATATAGGGAGGACTGCTCAGATTGGCCATGTCTATCCTGCA GCAATCAGCAGCTTTGATCGCCCACTGTGGGCAGAGCCCTGTCTTGGGGAGACCAGAGAACTGGAAGACCCAgcccctgccctcaaggaacttTTTGTCTTGCCGGGGGAACCAAGGTCACAGCTGCACCAACTCCCGAAGAACCCTCTTTCCGAGCTGCCTGTCGTCAAGTGCAAG CGAGTGGCATTAAGCCTTGAAGATGATGGACTGCCCTGA
- the Lrp8 gene encoding low-density lipoprotein receptor-related protein 8 isoform X9, with protein sequence MGRLERAALRPLALLLLLLMQLQHLAAAADPLRGGQGPIKECQEHQFRCRNERCIPSVWRCDEDDDCSDNSDEDDCPKKTCADSDFTCDNGHCIPERWKCDGEEECPDGSDESAATCPRQVCPAEKLSCGPTSHKCVPASWRCDGEKDCEGGADEAGCATLCAPHEFQCSNRSCLAAVFVCDGDDDCGDGSDERGCADPACGPREFRCGGVGGACIPERWVCDRQFDCEDHSDEAAELCGRAGLGTTSAPAACSPTAQFACRSGECIHLGWRCDGDRDCKDKSDEADCSVVGTCHGDEFQCGDGTCVLVIKRCNQEQDCPDGSDEAGCLQVAPTFQGNRRRPRGLNECLHNNGGCSHICTDLKIGFECTCPAGFRLLDQKTCGAGKSPSLIFTNRHEVRKIDLVKRDYSRLIPMLKNVVSLDVEVATNRIYWCDLSYRKIYSAYMDKASDPAEQEVLIDEQLHSPEGLAVDWVHKHIYWTDSGNKTISVATLDGGRRCTLFSRDLSEPRAIAVDPLRGFMYWSDWGYQAKIEKSGLNGVDRQTLVSDNIEWPNGITLDLLNERLYWVDSKLHQLSSIDFSGSNRKMLIFSPDFLSHPFGIAVFEDKVFWTDLENEAIFSANRLNGLEISILAENLNNPHDIVIFHELKQPRAADACELSAQPNGGCEYLCLPAPQISSHSPKYTCACPDTMWLGPDMKRCYRAPQSTSTTTLASTTSRTVAATTRATGTTIHSPTYQNHSTEAPSLAAAVPSSVSVPRAPSINPSTPSPATSNHSQHYGNEGGKMGSTVTAAVIGIITPIAVIALLCMSGYLIWRNWKRKNTKSMNFDNPVYRKTTEEEDEDELHIGRTAQIGHVYPAAISSFDRPLWAEPCLGETRELEDPAPALKELFVLPGEPRSQLHQLPKNPLSELPVVKCKRVALSLEDDGLP encoded by the exons CTAAGAAGACCTGTGCGGACAGCGACTTCACCTGTGACAACGGCCACTGCATCCCCGAGCGGTGGAAGTGTGATGGAGAGGAGGAGTGTCCCGATGGCTCCGATGAGTCGGCGGCCACTTGCC CCAGGCAAGTGTGTCCTGCAGAGAAACTGAGCTGTGGACCTACCAGCCACAAGTGTGTGCCTGCCTCCTGGCGCTGTGACGGGGAGAAGGACTGCGAGGGTGGAGCAGATGAAGCTGGCTGTGCTACCT TGTGCGCCCCGCACGAGTTCCAGTGCAGCAACCGCTCGTGCCTGGCCGCGGTGTTCGTGTGCGACGGCGATGACGACTGTGGCGACGGTAGCGACGAGCGAGGCTGCGCGGACCCTGCCTGTGGGCCCCGTGAGTTCCGTTGTGGAGGTGTCGGTGGCGCCTGCATCCCTGAGCGTTGGGTCTGCGACCGCCAGTTCGACTGTGAGGACCACTCGGATGAGGCGGCCGAGCTCTGTGGTCGAGCCGGCCTGGGGACCACGTCCGCGCCCGCAGCCTGCTCCCCCACTGCCCAGTTTGCCTGCCGCAGTGGCGAGTGCATACACCTGGGCTGGCGCTGTGACGGCGACCGCGACTGCAAGGACAAGTCAGACGAGGCCGACTGCT CAGTGGTGGGGACCTGCCATGGGGACGAGTTCCAGTGTGGGGATGGGACTTGTGTCCTTGTAATCAAACGCTGCAACCAGGAACAAGACTGTCCAGATGGGAGTGATGAAGCTGGCTGCTTACAGG TTGCACCAACATTCCAGGGAAACAGGAGGAGGCCCAGGG GGCTGAACGAGTGTCTGCATAACAATGGTGGCTGTTCCCACATCTGCACTGACCTCAAGATCGGCTTTGAGTGTACCTGTCCAGCGGGCTTCCGGCTTCTGGACCAGAAGACCTGTGGCG ctgggaagagcCCGTCCCTAATCTTCACCAACCGGCACGAGGTGCGGAAGATAGACCTGGTGAAGCGGGACTACTCACGCCTCATCCCCATGCTCAAGAATGTTGTGTCACTAGATGTGGAAGTTGCAACCAATCGCATCTACTGGTGTGACCTCTCCTACCGCAAAATCTATAG TGCCTACATGGACAAGGCCAGTGACCCGGCAGAGCAAGAGGTACTCATTGATGAGCAGCTACACTCTCCAGAAGGCCTGGCCGTGGACTGGGTCCACAAGCACATCTATTGGACAGACTCAGGCAATAAGACCATCTCAGTGGCCACACTCGATGGTGGCCGCAGATGCACTCTCTTCAGCCGTGACCTCAGTGAACCCCGAGCCATTGCTGTCGATCCCCTGCGAGG GTTCATGTACTGGTCTGACTGGGGGTACCAGGCCAAGATTGAGAAGTCTGGGCTCAATGGTGTGGACCGGCAAACACTGGTATCAGACAATATTGAATGGCCCAACGGAATCACCCTGG ATTTGCTGAATGAGCGATTATACTGGGTGGACTCCAAGCTGCACCAGCTGTCCAGCATTGACTTCAGTGGAAGCAATAGAAAGATGCTGATTTTCTCCCCTGACTTCCTGAGCCACCCCTTTGGGATAGCTGTGTTTGAG GACAAGGTGTTCTGGACAGACCTGGAGAATGAGGCCATTTTCAGTGCAAATCGGCTCAATGGCCTGGAAATCTCCATCCTGGCTGAGAACCTCAACAACCCACATGATATTGTCATCTTCCATGAACTGAAGCAGCCAAGAG CTGCAGATGCCTGTGAGCTGAGTGCCCAGCCCAATGGAGGCTGTGAGTACCTGTGCCTTCCTGCTCCTCAAATCTCCAGCCACTCTCCCAAGTACACATGTGCCTGTCCTGACACTATGTGGCTGGGCCCAGACATGAAGAGGTGCTATCGAG CACCTCAATCTACCTCAACTACGACGTTAGCCTCTACTACATCAAGGACAGTAGCTGCCACCACAAGAGCCACTGGGACCACCATCCACAGCCCCACCTACCAGAATCACAGCACAGAAGCACCAAGCCTGGCAGCTGCAGTCCCAAGCTCAGTTAGTGTCCCCAGGGCTCCCAGCATCAACCCGTCTACCCCAAGCCCTGCAACCAGCAACCACTCCCAGCACT ATGGGAATGAAGGCGGCAAAATGGGCTCGACAGTTACTGCTGCTGTCATTGGGATTATCACGCCCATAG CCGTAATAGCTCTCCTATGTATGAGCGGCTACCTGATCTGGAGAAACTGGAAGAGGAAGAACACCAAGAGCATGAATTTTGACAACCCAGTCTACAGGAAAACaacagaagaagaagatgaagatgagCTCCATATAGGGAGGACTGCTCAGATTGGCCATGTCTATCCTGCA GCAATCAGCAGCTTTGATCGCCCACTGTGGGCAGAGCCCTGTCTTGGGGAGACCAGAGAACTGGAAGACCCAgcccctgccctcaaggaacttTTTGTCTTGCCGGGGGAACCAAGGTCACAGCTGCACCAACTCCCGAAGAACCCTCTTTCCGAGCTGCCTGTCGTCAAGTGCAAG CGAGTGGCATTAAGCCTTGAAGATGATGGACTGCCCTGA
- the Lrp8 gene encoding low-density lipoprotein receptor-related protein 8 isoform X5: MGRLERAALRPLALLLLLLMQLQHLAAAADPLRGGQGPIKECQEHQFRCRNERCIPSVWRCDEDDDCSDNSDEDDCPKKTCADSDFTCDNGHCIPERWKCDGEEECPDGSDESAATCPRQVCPAEKLSCGPTSHKCVPASWRCDGEKDCEGGADEAGCATLCAPHEFQCSNRSCLAAVFVCDGDDDCGDGSDERGCADPACGPREFRCGGVGGACIPERWVCDRQFDCEDHSDEAAELCGRAGLGTTSAPAACSPTAQFACRSGECIHLGWRCDGDRDCKDKSDEADCLVGTCHGDEFQCGDGTCVLVIKRCNQEQDCPDGSDEAGCLQGLNECLHNNGGCSHICTDLKIGFECTCPAGFRLLDQKTCGDIDECEDPDACSQICVNYKGYFKCECHPGYEMDTLTKNCKAVAGKSPSLIFTNRHEVRKIDLVKRDYSRLIPMLKNVVSLDVEVATNRIYWCDLSYRKIYSAYMDKASDPAEQEVLIDEQLHSPEGLAVDWVHKHIYWTDSGNKTISVATLDGGRRCTLFSRDLSEPRAIAVDPLRGFMYWSDWGYQAKIEKSGLNGVDRQTLVSDNIEWPNGITLDLLNERLYWVDSKLHQLSSIDFSGSNRKMLIFSPDFLSHPFGIAVFEDKVFWTDLENEAIFSANRLNGLEISILAENLNNPHDIVIFHELKQPRAADACELSAQPNGGCEYLCLPAPQISSHSPKYTCACPDTMWLGPDMKRCYRAPQSTSTTTLASTTSRTVAATTRATGTTIHSPTYQNHSTEAPSLAAAVPSSVSVPRAPSINPSTPSPATSNHSQHYGNEGGKMGSTVTAAVIGIITPIAVIALLCMSGYLIWRNWKRKNTKSMNFDNPVYRKTTEEEDEDELHIGRTAQIGHVYPAAISSFDRPLWAEPCLGETRELEDPAPALKELFVLPGEPRSQLHQLPKNPLSELPVVKCKRVALSLEDDGLP, from the exons CTAAGAAGACCTGTGCGGACAGCGACTTCACCTGTGACAACGGCCACTGCATCCCCGAGCGGTGGAAGTGTGATGGAGAGGAGGAGTGTCCCGATGGCTCCGATGAGTCGGCGGCCACTTGCC CCAGGCAAGTGTGTCCTGCAGAGAAACTGAGCTGTGGACCTACCAGCCACAAGTGTGTGCCTGCCTCCTGGCGCTGTGACGGGGAGAAGGACTGCGAGGGTGGAGCAGATGAAGCTGGCTGTGCTACCT TGTGCGCCCCGCACGAGTTCCAGTGCAGCAACCGCTCGTGCCTGGCCGCGGTGTTCGTGTGCGACGGCGATGACGACTGTGGCGACGGTAGCGACGAGCGAGGCTGCGCGGACCCTGCCTGTGGGCCCCGTGAGTTCCGTTGTGGAGGTGTCGGTGGCGCCTGCATCCCTGAGCGTTGGGTCTGCGACCGCCAGTTCGACTGTGAGGACCACTCGGATGAGGCGGCCGAGCTCTGTGGTCGAGCCGGCCTGGGGACCACGTCCGCGCCCGCAGCCTGCTCCCCCACTGCCCAGTTTGCCTGCCGCAGTGGCGAGTGCATACACCTGGGCTGGCGCTGTGACGGCGACCGCGACTGCAAGGACAAGTCAGACGAGGCCGACTGCT TGGTGGGGACCTGCCATGGGGACGAGTTCCAGTGTGGGGATGGGACTTGTGTCCTTGTAATCAAACGCTGCAACCAGGAACAAGACTGTCCAGATGGGAGTGATGAAGCTGGCTGCTTACAGG GGCTGAACGAGTGTCTGCATAACAATGGTGGCTGTTCCCACATCTGCACTGACCTCAAGATCGGCTTTGAGTGTACCTGTCCAGCGGGCTTCCGGCTTCTGGACCAGAAGACCTGTGGCG ACATTGACGAGTGTGAGGACCCGGATGCCTGCAGCCAGATCTGTGTGAATTACAAGGGATACTTTAAGTGCGAGTGTCACCCTGGCTATGAAATGGACACATTGACCAAGAACTGCAAGGCTGTGG ctgggaagagcCCGTCCCTAATCTTCACCAACCGGCACGAGGTGCGGAAGATAGACCTGGTGAAGCGGGACTACTCACGCCTCATCCCCATGCTCAAGAATGTTGTGTCACTAGATGTGGAAGTTGCAACCAATCGCATCTACTGGTGTGACCTCTCCTACCGCAAAATCTATAG TGCCTACATGGACAAGGCCAGTGACCCGGCAGAGCAAGAGGTACTCATTGATGAGCAGCTACACTCTCCAGAAGGCCTGGCCGTGGACTGGGTCCACAAGCACATCTATTGGACAGACTCAGGCAATAAGACCATCTCAGTGGCCACACTCGATGGTGGCCGCAGATGCACTCTCTTCAGCCGTGACCTCAGTGAACCCCGAGCCATTGCTGTCGATCCCCTGCGAGG GTTCATGTACTGGTCTGACTGGGGGTACCAGGCCAAGATTGAGAAGTCTGGGCTCAATGGTGTGGACCGGCAAACACTGGTATCAGACAATATTGAATGGCCCAACGGAATCACCCTGG ATTTGCTGAATGAGCGATTATACTGGGTGGACTCCAAGCTGCACCAGCTGTCCAGCATTGACTTCAGTGGAAGCAATAGAAAGATGCTGATTTTCTCCCCTGACTTCCTGAGCCACCCCTTTGGGATAGCTGTGTTTGAG GACAAGGTGTTCTGGACAGACCTGGAGAATGAGGCCATTTTCAGTGCAAATCGGCTCAATGGCCTGGAAATCTCCATCCTGGCTGAGAACCTCAACAACCCACATGATATTGTCATCTTCCATGAACTGAAGCAGCCAAGAG CTGCAGATGCCTGTGAGCTGAGTGCCCAGCCCAATGGAGGCTGTGAGTACCTGTGCCTTCCTGCTCCTCAAATCTCCAGCCACTCTCCCAAGTACACATGTGCCTGTCCTGACACTATGTGGCTGGGCCCAGACATGAAGAGGTGCTATCGAG CACCTCAATCTACCTCAACTACGACGTTAGCCTCTACTACATCAAGGACAGTAGCTGCCACCACAAGAGCCACTGGGACCACCATCCACAGCCCCACCTACCAGAATCACAGCACAGAAGCACCAAGCCTGGCAGCTGCAGTCCCAAGCTCAGTTAGTGTCCCCAGGGCTCCCAGCATCAACCCGTCTACCCCAAGCCCTGCAACCAGCAACCACTCCCAGCACT ATGGGAATGAAGGCGGCAAAATGGGCTCGACAGTTACTGCTGCTGTCATTGGGATTATCACGCCCATAG CCGTAATAGCTCTCCTATGTATGAGCGGCTACCTGATCTGGAGAAACTGGAAGAGGAAGAACACCAAGAGCATGAATTTTGACAACCCAGTCTACAGGAAAACaacagaagaagaagatgaagatgagCTCCATATAGGGAGGACTGCTCAGATTGGCCATGTCTATCCTGCA GCAATCAGCAGCTTTGATCGCCCACTGTGGGCAGAGCCCTGTCTTGGGGAGACCAGAGAACTGGAAGACCCAgcccctgccctcaaggaacttTTTGTCTTGCCGGGGGAACCAAGGTCACAGCTGCACCAACTCCCGAAGAACCCTCTTTCCGAGCTGCCTGTCGTCAAGTGCAAG CGAGTGGCATTAAGCCTTGAAGATGATGGACTGCCCTGA